In a genomic window of Flavobacterium crassostreae:
- a CDS encoding acetate/propionate family kinase — MKIVILNSGSSSIKYQLIAMPSQEVICSGMIDRIGLETSNLTYQTSTTNLEETLPIANHKIGLEKIAQLLRDPNIGVIQSTQEINAVGHRVVHGGASFSDTVLIDQGVKDKIKELFALAPLHNPAHLLGITVAQEIFATAKQVAVFDTAFHQTIPEIAHKFAIPNSFLTQNKIRMYGFHGTSHKYVSEKAMAYLPQKAKIISIHLGNGCSITAIKDGKSIDHSMGFSPANGLIMGTRSGDIDHSLIFYLIDTLGYSSQQVNTLLLKESGMLGLTGFSDLREIESQAAQGNEDCQLALAMNAYRIKKHIGSYVAVLNGLDALVFTAGIGENSSYIRNLVCTDMDYFGIELDTSKNQIRSKEIREINTATSKTKILVIPTNEELEIANQVYELLTS, encoded by the coding sequence ATGAAAATAGTTATCCTAAATTCAGGAAGTTCGTCTATTAAATACCAATTAATAGCAATGCCTAGTCAAGAAGTAATTTGTAGCGGTATGATTGACAGAATAGGCCTTGAAACCTCCAATCTAACCTATCAAACCTCTACAACCAATCTCGAAGAAACCCTACCCATTGCTAACCATAAAATCGGTTTAGAAAAAATTGCACAACTACTCCGAGATCCAAATATTGGAGTAATCCAATCTACCCAAGAAATCAACGCCGTAGGACATAGAGTAGTCCATGGTGGGGCGAGTTTTTCGGACACAGTCCTTATTGATCAAGGAGTCAAAGATAAAATTAAAGAACTTTTTGCATTAGCGCCATTACACAATCCGGCCCATTTATTAGGTATTACTGTTGCTCAAGAAATTTTTGCAACAGCAAAACAAGTAGCCGTGTTTGATACTGCATTTCATCAAACCATTCCAGAAATAGCCCATAAATTTGCCATACCCAATTCTTTTTTGACCCAAAACAAAATACGTATGTATGGATTTCATGGCACCAGCCACAAATACGTATCCGAAAAAGCAATGGCATATTTGCCCCAAAAAGCTAAAATTATCAGTATTCATTTAGGCAATGGCTGTAGTATAACCGCCATTAAAGACGGAAAAAGCATAGACCACAGCATGGGATTTTCGCCTGCTAATGGATTAATAATGGGAACCAGAAGTGGAGACATAGACCACTCTCTTATCTTTTATTTAATAGACACTCTAGGATATAGCAGTCAACAAGTAAATACCTTGTTACTCAAAGAAAGCGGTATGTTAGGGCTAACCGGTTTTAGTGATTTGAGAGAAATAGAATCTCAGGCAGCACAAGGAAATGAAGACTGCCAATTGGCATTAGCCATGAACGCCTACCGTATCAAAAAACACATCGGATCTTATGTTGCAGTTCTCAATGGTCTTGATGCTCTAGTGTTTACGGCAGGTATAGGAGAAAACTCCTCGTATATCCGCAACTTGGTATGCACCGATATGGATTATTTTGGTATAGAGCTGGATACCTCCAAAAACCAAATTCGTTCTAAAGAAATTAGAGAAATCAACACCGCTACCTCCAAAACCAAAATTCTGGTAATCCCTACCAACGAAGAACTGGAAATAGCCAATCAAGTTTATGAACTCCTAACAAGCTAA
- the pta gene encoding phosphate acetyltransferase produces MNKAIYIATSEHNSGKSIITLGLMRMLIGKTAKVGYFRPIIEDFEHGKLDNHIETVISHFKLDIAFEDAFAITKSKLIKKKNQGKIGEVLDLIIEKYKRLEEQFDFVLVEGTSFSGEGTVIELDMNVLIAKNLGIPTLIVGSGAGKTLDEVVDSLYLAYNSFREKEVEVLAVIANKVLEKNIAVVANGLKASLPKEILVTAIPIISSLNNPTIKEIVDVLDANVLFGKEFLNNDIGSFSVGAMQLRNYLVHLKENALVITPGDRADIILGALQANESANYPTISGIILTGNILPEESILKLIEGLTSVVPILAVEGGTYGITNKIGNIKSKIYADNTHKIETSIHTFEKYVDIDRLSHKLSAFEAEGITPKMFQYNLVKRAKKHRKHIVLPEGNDERILLAASRLLAMDVVDMTLIGNQKDIENKVAELGIAFDFSKIKITNPIASAKYQDYANTYYELRKNKNVTIAMARDLIEDVSYFGTMMVYKGDADGMVSGAAHTTQHTILPALQFIKTKPNSSVVSSVFFMCLEDRVSVFGDCAINPNPTAEQLAEIAISSADSSKAFGIEPKIAMLSYSSGSSGKGDEVEKVRKATEIVRLKRPDLKIEGPIQYDAAVDMEIGQSKMPNSEVAGQATVLIFPDLNTGNNTYKAVQRETGALAIGPMLQGLNKPVNDLSRGCTVDDIINTVVITAIQAQGL; encoded by the coding sequence ATGAACAAAGCCATATACATAGCAACCTCAGAACACAATAGCGGGAAATCAATTATTACCCTTGGTTTGATGCGAATGTTAATTGGAAAAACGGCCAAAGTAGGTTATTTTAGGCCTATTATTGAAGATTTTGAACACGGAAAGTTAGACAACCATATTGAAACCGTAATTTCTCATTTTAAGCTAGATATTGCCTTTGAAGATGCTTTTGCAATTACCAAAAGCAAACTAATCAAGAAAAAAAACCAGGGGAAAATAGGGGAGGTATTAGATCTAATTATTGAAAAATACAAACGCCTAGAAGAACAATTTGACTTTGTATTGGTCGAAGGCACCAGCTTTAGCGGCGAAGGCACTGTTATAGAACTAGACATGAATGTTTTGATTGCCAAAAATCTTGGTATTCCAACCCTAATTGTAGGATCTGGAGCAGGCAAAACCCTCGATGAGGTAGTGGATAGTTTGTATCTGGCCTATAATTCCTTCCGAGAGAAAGAGGTAGAGGTGCTGGCTGTTATTGCCAATAAAGTATTAGAAAAAAATATTGCAGTGGTGGCCAATGGTCTAAAAGCCAGTTTGCCAAAAGAAATTTTGGTTACTGCTATTCCTATCATTTCAAGTCTAAATAATCCTACGATAAAAGAAATTGTAGACGTATTGGATGCTAATGTTCTATTTGGAAAAGAATTTTTGAACAACGATATAGGGAGTTTTAGTGTTGGTGCTATGCAATTGCGTAACTATTTAGTACACCTAAAAGAAAACGCCTTAGTTATTACCCCAGGAGATCGAGCAGACATTATATTAGGTGCTTTGCAAGCCAATGAATCGGCCAATTATCCTACCATTTCAGGAATTATTTTAACCGGAAACATACTGCCCGAAGAAAGTATTTTAAAATTAATTGAAGGCTTAACAAGCGTTGTGCCTATCCTAGCTGTAGAAGGAGGTACTTATGGCATAACCAACAAAATAGGCAATATTAAGTCCAAAATATATGCAGACAATACCCACAAAATAGAAACCTCAATCCATACCTTTGAAAAATATGTAGATATTGATCGTTTATCCCATAAATTAAGCGCTTTCGAAGCCGAAGGCATTACGCCCAAAATGTTTCAATATAATTTAGTCAAAAGAGCCAAAAAACACCGCAAACACATTGTTTTGCCAGAGGGTAATGACGAGCGCATCCTCCTTGCAGCCTCCCGACTATTGGCTATGGATGTGGTCGATATGACTCTGATTGGTAACCAAAAAGACATAGAAAATAAGGTTGCAGAGTTAGGTATTGCTTTTGATTTTTCAAAAATAAAAATTACCAATCCTATAGCATCTGCCAAATACCAAGATTATGCCAATACGTACTACGAATTGCGTAAAAACAAAAATGTAACCATCGCAATGGCACGAGATCTAATCGAAGATGTTTCTTACTTTGGTACCATGATGGTCTACAAAGGCGATGCAGACGGAATGGTTTCGGGGGCGGCGCACACTACCCAACATACCATTTTGCCAGCATTACAATTTATTAAAACCAAACCCAACTCTAGTGTGGTTTCGTCTGTGTTTTTTATGTGTTTAGAAGACCGAGTATCCGTATTTGGAGACTGTGCCATAAATCCGAATCCAACTGCAGAACAACTAGCCGAAATTGCTATTTCTTCTGCCGATTCGAGCAAAGCCTTTGGTATAGAACCCAAAATTGCTATGCTATCGTATTCCTCGGGATCTTCTGGCAAAGGGGATGAGGTCGAAAAAGTAAGAAAAGCCACTGAGATAGTCCGACTAAAACGTCCGGATCTAAAAATTGAAGGCCCAATACAATATGATGCAGCCGTAGATATGGAAATAGGCCAAAGCAAAATGCCAAACTCCGAAGTAGCCGGACAAGCAACAGTCCTTATTTTTCCGGATCTAAACACCGGAAACAATACCTACAAAGCCGTACAAAGAGAAACCGGAGCCTTAGCCATAGGACCCATGCTACAAGGTTTAAACAAACCCGTGAATGATTTAAGTAGAGGCTGTACCGTAGATGATATTATAAATACAGTAGTAATTACTGCCATACAAGCCCAAGGGTTATAA
- a CDS encoding YeeE/YedE family protein, translating into MTIFFQTWPWYLSGFIIGLIMLCLTYFGKYFGMSSNLRTMCSMAGLGKRVSFFDFDWKAQRWNLAVVLGAMLGGFVAVTFMSAPSNVAINPKTIAQLAALNIDAPNGKLVPESLFGMHVFQSPSAIALLLLGGLLIGFGTRYAGGCTSGHAISGLSNLQLPSLKAVVGFFIGGLIMTHLIFPLIF; encoded by the coding sequence ATGACTATTTTTTTTCAAACATGGCCTTGGTATCTTTCTGGCTTTATTATTGGTTTAATAATGCTTTGTTTGACCTATTTTGGCAAGTATTTTGGTATGTCGTCTAATTTACGCACCATGTGTTCCATGGCAGGTTTAGGCAAGCGCGTATCTTTTTTTGATTTTGACTGGAAAGCACAACGCTGGAACCTAGCAGTTGTTCTAGGAGCCATGCTAGGAGGATTTGTAGCCGTTACTTTTATGAGTGCTCCCTCCAATGTAGCCATTAACCCCAAAACCATTGCCCAATTGGCCGCCTTAAATATTGATGCTCCCAACGGCAAATTGGTTCCAGAAAGCCTCTTTGGAATGCACGTATTCCAATCTCCAAGCGCAATAGCATTATTGCTCCTAGGAGGACTATTGATCGGTTTTGGAACCAGATATGCTGGCGGTTGTACCTCAGGACATGCCATCTCCGGACTAAGTAATTTACAACTCCCGTCCCTAAAAGCCGTTGTTGGCTTTTTTATAGGAGGATTAATTATGACGCATCTTATTTTTCCTTTAATTTTTTAA
- a CDS encoding TlpA family protein disulfide reductase, whose protein sequence is MKKRLTLLLALLTLSCIKPNTEKTSFSQEALSETLLNPQGEQVAFQDILKQHQGKTVLIEVWASWCGDCVKAMPKIKALQESNPEVEYVFISMDKTAQAWEIGLEKYALKGAHFMANDQMQGVFADAIDLDWIPRYIIVDKTGKIVLYHAVETDFDTIKTTLTSLK, encoded by the coding sequence ATGAAAAAACGACTCACTTTACTACTTGCATTACTGACCCTATCTTGCATAAAACCAAATACAGAAAAAACTTCTTTCAGTCAAGAAGCCTTATCCGAAACTTTACTAAATCCGCAAGGAGAACAAGTAGCTTTTCAAGATATTTTAAAACAACACCAAGGCAAAACAGTACTTATAGAAGTTTGGGCATCTTGGTGCGGCGATTGTGTCAAAGCAATGCCAAAAATCAAAGCCTTGCAAGAGAGCAATCCAGAGGTGGAATACGTTTTTATCTCTATGGACAAAACCGCACAAGCTTGGGAAATTGGCCTTGAAAAATACGCTCTAAAAGGGGCACATTTTATGGCAAACGATCAAATGCAAGGCGTGTTTGCAGATGCTATAGATTTAGACTGGATCCCGAGATACATTATTGTTGATAAAACAGGCAAAATTGTTCTGTATCATGCTGTCGAAACGGATTTTGATACCATAAAAACTACCCTAACAAGCTTAAAATAA
- the kdsA gene encoding 3-deoxy-8-phosphooctulonate synthase yields the protein MNIQQIPQIKHTDSGNFFVLAGPCAIEGEDMAMRIAEKLVGITDKLAIPFVFKGSFKKANRSRIDSFSGIGDEKALKIIEKVSKSFGVPTVTDIHTNEDAAMAAAYVDVLQIPAFLVRQTDLVVAAATTGKVVNLKKGQFMSPESMKHAVQKVLDCNNQNIMVTDRGTMFGYQDMIVDFRGIPTMQEYATTVLDVTHSLQQPNQTAGVTGGRPDRIETIAKAGIAVGVDGIFIETHFDPANAKSDGANMLHLDYFEALMTKLVAIRQTINTF from the coding sequence ATGAATATACAACAAATACCTCAAATTAAACATACCGATAGTGGCAATTTCTTTGTATTGGCTGGGCCTTGCGCTATTGAAGGGGAGGATATGGCTATGCGAATTGCCGAAAAATTAGTGGGAATTACGGATAAATTGGCTATTCCGTTTGTGTTTAAAGGTTCGTTTAAAAAAGCCAATCGATCTAGGATTGATAGTTTTTCGGGTATTGGAGACGAAAAAGCGTTAAAGATTATTGAAAAGGTTTCTAAAAGCTTTGGTGTGCCTACGGTTACGGATATCCATACTAATGAAGATGCTGCTATGGCGGCGGCGTATGTGGATGTTTTGCAAATTCCTGCGTTTTTGGTGCGCCAAACCGATTTGGTGGTGGCTGCAGCTACTACCGGAAAGGTGGTCAACTTGAAGAAAGGACAGTTTATGAGCCCTGAGAGCATGAAGCATGCCGTTCAAAAGGTTTTGGATTGCAATAACCAAAATATTATGGTCACGGATCGTGGAACTATGTTTGGATACCAAGACATGATTGTTGATTTTAGAGGTATTCCAACTATGCAAGAATATGCTACAACGGTGCTGGATGTTACGCATTCTTTGCAACAACCCAACCAAACTGCTGGTGTTACGGGTGGTAGACCAGATAGGATTGAAACCATTGCAAAGGCTGGGATTGCTGTAGGTGTGGATGGTATTTTTATCGAAACACATTTTGATCCTGCAAACGCAAAGAGTGATGGTGCTAATATGTTGCATTTGGACTATTTTGAGGCTTTGATGACTAAATTGGTTGCTATTAGACAAACTATTAATACCTTTTAA
- a CDS encoding lysoplasmalogenase yields MKTTPIMPFYLAFSSIYLLIVFLDLPLVAAVMKPILMPLLFAGVYFSGGFKSKKMLLAALFFSWIGDCLLLFADLEAYYFIFGLLAFLVSHLFYIVLFNQSIKQNPHKARYWIGITVIITYLLVFFAILFPNLGNLTLAVFVYALGIATMLLFAFKGFLTWPKPVNYYVLVGAVFFVCSDSMLGFNKFCNPIVSSSFLIMTTYLVAQYLIVIGILKLHAQK; encoded by the coding sequence ATGAAAACCACACCAATAATGCCATTTTACCTTGCCTTTAGTAGCATCTATCTTTTGATAGTTTTTTTAGACTTGCCGCTTGTTGCTGCAGTTATGAAGCCTATTTTGATGCCCTTGTTATTTGCTGGGGTTTATTTTAGTGGGGGCTTTAAATCCAAAAAAATGCTTCTTGCGGCACTTTTTTTTTCGTGGATAGGAGATTGCTTGCTGCTTTTTGCAGATCTTGAAGCATATTATTTTATTTTTGGTTTATTGGCTTTCTTGGTTTCGCATCTGTTTTACATTGTGTTGTTTAACCAGTCCATAAAACAAAATCCACATAAGGCACGTTACTGGATTGGGATTACCGTAATTATAACTTACCTACTCGTATTCTTTGCTATTTTGTTTCCTAATTTAGGAAATTTGACCCTAGCGGTATTTGTATATGCTTTAGGTATTGCTACGATGTTATTGTTTGCCTTTAAAGGGTTTTTGACTTGGCCAAAACCTGTCAATTACTATGTTTTAGTGGGAGCTGTATTTTTTGTCTGTTCGGATAGCATGCTTGGATTTAATAAATTTTGTAATCCAATTGTGTCTTCTTCTTTTTTGATTATGACCACTTATTTAGTGGCGCAATACTTAATTGTGATAGGCATTTTGAAATTGCATGCTCAAAAATAG
- a CDS encoding 2-dehydro-3-deoxyphosphooctonate aldolase: MKNRWFYSCLLVVLGLASCGGSKSTLKNVVDDAPIPSLSAANTFVITQYSTDKKYGYDKAYPINIFYYSTQNDTINQQRFLNALTGPKGEKIVFKKLESCCPFPTKRSDLGVGLLDVYQIEWQGLKTPVVLYMNIYEKGILAVPVGFGLKKEASAAAH; encoded by the coding sequence ATGAAAAATAGATGGTTTTATAGCTGTTTGCTAGTTGTATTGGGACTAGCTTCGTGTGGGGGTAGTAAATCTACTTTAAAAAATGTAGTTGACGATGCTCCTATTCCGAGTCTCTCTGCTGCTAATACGTTTGTGATTACGCAATACAGTACGGATAAAAAATATGGTTATGATAAAGCGTATCCTATCAATATTTTTTATTATAGCACACAAAACGATACCATTAACCAACAGCGTTTTTTGAATGCTTTGACGGGACCTAAGGGCGAAAAAATTGTTTTCAAGAAGCTAGAGAGCTGTTGTCCGTTTCCTACCAAAAGAAGTGATCTGGGCGTTGGCTTACTGGATGTGTATCAAATTGAATGGCAGGGATTAAAAACGCCTGTTGTGTTGTACATGAATATTTATGAAAAAGGAATTTTGGCGGTTCCTGTGGGGTTTGGTCTAAAAAAAGAGGCTTCGGCTGCTGCGCATTAG
- the corA gene encoding magnesium/cobalt transporter CorA — MRKITFKKNSKTHGSPLEYTGKHKKFESQMQLFVYDDLQVTEYEDLEIEALKKCVVNGKTNWLNLHGLNEIEIIEGIGHFFKIDTFILSDILNTTRRTKLEESSQNLFFNIKSLLPTEKSDNISVEQISFLIQDGVLISFQEKRSDFFAHIRTRIRNHTGMVRLKKADFLLYLLLDAVMENFYITIENEEDKVEELITISKNSADPEILIRIEKHRDNFNFLKRSIIPLRDSLFAIKSLQEDEDFGLIEHETFSYFSRLHQKTLELLEQIDSDMGMLESASNFFFSSQSHKMNEIMKTLTIVSAIFIPLTFIVGVYGMNFEHMPELKYPYGYHTVIAVMVFIGIIMIFYFKKRKWF; from the coding sequence ATGAGAAAGATTACGTTTAAAAAAAACAGTAAAACCCACGGCAGTCCCTTAGAGTATACAGGCAAACACAAAAAGTTTGAATCCCAAATGCAGTTGTTTGTCTATGATGATCTTCAGGTTACGGAATACGAAGATTTAGAAATAGAAGCCCTAAAGAAATGTGTTGTAAATGGCAAAACCAATTGGCTTAATTTGCATGGGTTGAACGAAATAGAAATTATTGAGGGTATAGGCCATTTTTTTAAAATAGATACTTTTATCCTTTCGGATATTTTAAACACCACCAGAAGGACCAAGTTAGAAGAATCTTCTCAAAATCTATTTTTTAACATCAAATCGTTATTGCCCACCGAAAAATCAGATAATATAAGTGTAGAGCAAATTAGTTTTTTGATCCAAGATGGGGTTTTAATATCCTTTCAGGAAAAGCGATCCGATTTTTTTGCACACATCCGAACCCGCATTCGCAACCATACCGGGATGGTGAGACTCAAAAAAGCAGATTTTTTGTTGTATTTGCTTTTGGATGCCGTTATGGAAAATTTTTATATCACCATTGAGAATGAAGAGGATAAGGTGGAAGAATTGATTACAATTTCTAAGAATAGTGCCGACCCAGAGATATTAATTAGGATTGAAAAACATCGAGATAACTTTAATTTTTTGAAACGATCCATTATTCCGCTCCGAGATTCTTTATTTGCCATCAAAAGTTTGCAAGAAGACGAAGATTTTGGCCTAATTGAACACGAAACCTTTAGCTATTTTTCGAGATTGCATCAAAAAACATTAGAACTATTGGAACAAATAGACTCCGATATGGGAATGTTAGAGAGTGCTTCCAATTTTTTCTTTTCGTCCCAATCTCATAAGATGAATGAAATTATGAAAACCCTTACTATTGTATCGGCAATATTTATTCCGCTTACTTTTATAGTAGGAGTTTATGGAATGAATTTTGAGCACATGCCAGAGTTGAAATATCCATACGGCTACCACACCGTTATAGCAGTAATGGTTTTTATAGGTATTATTATGATTTTTTATTTTAAAAAAAGAAAATGGTTCTAA
- a CDS encoding ATP-dependent Clp protease adaptor ClpS, with protein MSTKEKVREKVHRKEVPTLNNEIIVYNDDVNTFDHVIETLIRVCEHTPEQAEQCSLIVHYNGKCTVKTGPLNKLKPQCSQLLEAGISAEII; from the coding sequence ATGAGTACTAAAGAAAAAGTAAGAGAAAAAGTCCATCGCAAAGAAGTGCCTACCTTAAACAACGAAATCATTGTTTATAATGATGACGTAAACACTTTTGATCATGTAATTGAAACCTTAATTCGTGTTTGTGAGCACACACCAGAACAAGCAGAACAATGTTCTTTAATTGTGCATTATAATGGAAAATGTACTGTAAAAACGGGCCCATTGAACAAACTAAAACCACAATGTTCTCAATTGCTGGAAGCAGGCATTAGTGCTGAAATAATCTAA
- a CDS encoding DUF6691 family protein: MKVVKYILIGFIFGIVLTKSEAISWYRIYEMFQFQSFHMYGILFTAVLTGVIGVQIIKKYQIPDAKGMPIVIADKEPGTTKYVLGGILFGLGWALVGACPGPIYILLGAGFWSVGVVLLGALLGTYLYGVFKDKLPH, translated from the coding sequence ATGAAAGTAGTAAAATATATACTAATAGGTTTTATTTTCGGAATTGTCCTAACCAAGTCCGAAGCAATATCTTGGTACCGCATATACGAGATGTTTCAGTTTCAGTCTTTTCATATGTACGGCATCCTATTTACCGCAGTACTCACCGGAGTCATTGGGGTTCAAATAATAAAAAAATACCAGATACCAGACGCCAAGGGTATGCCAATTGTAATTGCCGACAAAGAACCGGGTACTACAAAATATGTACTAGGAGGTATTTTATTTGGATTAGGCTGGGCATTGGTAGGTGCGTGTCCTGGACCCATTTATATTTTGTTAGGAGCAGGTTTTTGGAGTGTAGGCGTGGTGTTGTTGGGCGCTTTATTGGGTACATATTTATACGGTGTTTTTAAAGACAAGTTACCGCATTAA
- the tpiA gene encoding triose-phosphate isomerase: MRQKIVAGNWKMHKNAEQTEDLLNELIAEIPTESDTQVIVAPTFVNLASAVDHLEFISIDVAAQNMHQAESGAFTGEISAEMLTNIGVKIVILGHSERRALFHETDALIANKVSTALAHEMKVIFCFGEELKDRQKQQHFNVVQNQLHDGLFHIEDAAWKNIILAYEPVWAIGTGETASAEQAQEMHGFIREIIRKNFGATIAEDVSILYGGSVKPENASEIFSKPDVDGGLIGGAALNAADFLAIINAI; the protein is encoded by the coding sequence ATGAGACAAAAAATAGTAGCTGGAAACTGGAAAATGCACAAAAATGCAGAACAAACAGAAGATTTACTTAATGAGTTAATTGCCGAAATACCTACAGAGTCTGACACTCAGGTAATTGTAGCACCTACATTTGTAAATTTGGCATCTGCAGTGGATCATTTAGAGTTTATATCCATAGATGTTGCTGCCCAAAACATGCATCAAGCAGAAAGTGGTGCTTTTACTGGCGAAATTTCGGCCGAAATGCTCACCAATATTGGCGTAAAGATCGTAATATTAGGACATTCGGAACGAAGAGCCCTGTTTCATGAAACAGATGCATTGATTGCCAACAAAGTAAGCACTGCACTAGCGCATGAAATGAAGGTGATTTTTTGTTTTGGAGAAGAATTAAAAGACCGACAAAAGCAACAACATTTTAACGTTGTACAAAACCAATTGCATGACGGTTTGTTTCATATAGAAGACGCTGCCTGGAAAAACATTATTTTGGCCTATGAGCCAGTATGGGCAATTGGTACCGGCGAAACAGCCTCTGCAGAACAAGCACAAGAAATGCATGGGTTTATTAGAGAGATTATTCGTAAAAACTTTGGTGCTACAATTGCCGAAGATGTAAGCATACTTTACGGCGGAAGCGTAAAGCCCGAAAACGCCTCCGAAATTTTCTCCAAACCAGATGTAGATGGCGGGCTTATTGGTGGAGCTGCTTTGAATGCAGCCGATTTTTTAGCCATCATAAATGCAATCTAA
- the prmA gene encoding 50S ribosomal protein L11 methyltransferase, with protein MSNIYIGYHFTIEPKNAEDNAQARQLGAEILIAELGETAFESFTETETGIDAFVQKELWDTLILDSIQILKSAEFKIEYTFEEIEQVNWNEEWEKNFEPIDVDGKCHVRAPFHPKTTAAFDIIIEPKMSFGTGHHETTHMMIQHLLALDLNGLKTLDMGCGTAILAILAEMKGAQPIDAIDIDNWCYLNSVENAQRNNCKHITVYEGEAALLEDKKYDLIIANINRNILLNDMQSYVASLNPKGILLLSGFYQEDIPFIDACCVEKGLTFVKKLERNNWVSLKYVN; from the coding sequence ATGTCAAATATTTATATAGGATACCACTTTACTATAGAGCCAAAAAACGCAGAAGATAACGCACAAGCAAGACAATTGGGTGCAGAAATACTAATTGCAGAATTAGGCGAAACTGCCTTTGAGAGCTTTACTGAAACAGAAACCGGAATAGATGCTTTTGTACAAAAAGAACTCTGGGATACCCTAATTTTGGATAGCATCCAGATTTTAAAATCGGCCGAATTTAAAATAGAATATACCTTTGAAGAGATTGAACAAGTAAATTGGAATGAAGAATGGGAAAAGAATTTTGAACCAATTGATGTAGATGGCAAATGCCATGTACGCGCACCTTTTCATCCCAAAACAACTGCTGCATTTGATATTATAATTGAGCCTAAAATGAGTTTTGGAACCGGACACCATGAAACAACACACATGATGATCCAACATTTATTAGCATTAGACCTTAACGGATTAAAAACGCTTGATATGGGTTGCGGTACCGCCATATTGGCTATTTTGGCAGAAATGAAAGGCGCACAACCCATTGACGCCATAGATATTGACAACTGGTGCTATTTAAACTCTGTAGAAAATGCCCAGCGCAACAACTGCAAGCACATAACGGTCTATGAAGGAGAAGCTGCTTTGTTAGAAGACAAAAAATACGATTTGATTATTGCAAACATCAACAGAAATATTTTATTGAATGACATGCAAAGTTATGTAGCAAGCTTAAACCCAAAAGGAATTTTATTATTAAGTGGTTTTTATCAAGAAGATATTCCGTTTATTGATGCTTGTTGTGTAGAAAAAGGGCTGACTTTTGTTAAAAAATTAGAAAGAAACAATTGGGTTTCTTTAAAATACGTAAATTAG